In Thermococcus thioreducens, a genomic segment contains:
- a CDS encoding histone deacetylase family protein, which yields MSLQVLYSPIFRGHKPEGYHPENPSRLDYAIRGLSEEGLWNDELILEPEPVSPADILLIHDGEYVERIRKLANTFEYLDPDTYVAPGTWEAALTALGAARDAVKFAVKKKGLYLALVRPPGHHAGRSGRAFNAPTLGFCIFNNSAFAAFALRELRGKAIVIDFDAHHGNGTQEIFWNDGDVIHIDLHEREVYPWSGYEHDVGGKGAEGSKVNVPLPHYSADDDHILAWMEVVLPILEETKPDVVIVSAGFDGFLGEGLTTLRLTERFFRYAGATLSGYSLAVLLEGGYNVGLMKGLPAFIDGYLKGKPEGRPIEPSYEALSTVHRVVEVHREWWGL from the coding sequence TTGTCCCTTCAGGTTCTTTACTCCCCTATTTTCCGCGGGCATAAACCTGAGGGCTATCACCCGGAGAACCCAAGCAGGCTGGACTACGCTATAAGGGGTCTTTCTGAAGAAGGGCTGTGGAATGACGAGCTGATTCTGGAACCTGAACCCGTATCGCCGGCCGATATCCTTCTGATACATGATGGGGAGTACGTTGAGCGCATCAGAAAACTGGCGAACACCTTTGAATACCTCGACCCGGACACCTACGTAGCCCCCGGCACATGGGAGGCGGCCCTCACAGCCCTTGGTGCGGCAAGGGATGCCGTGAAGTTTGCAGTGAAGAAAAAAGGACTGTACCTGGCCCTAGTCAGACCACCGGGACACCATGCGGGCAGGTCGGGGAGGGCTTTCAACGCCCCAACCCTCGGTTTCTGCATCTTCAACAACAGCGCCTTCGCCGCCTTCGCCCTCAGAGAGCTCAGGGGAAAGGCCATAGTGATTGACTTCGACGCCCACCACGGCAACGGCACCCAGGAGATATTCTGGAACGATGGGGATGTTATCCACATCGACCTCCACGAGCGCGAGGTCTACCCATGGAGTGGCTACGAGCACGACGTTGGCGGGAAAGGCGCGGAAGGGAGTAAGGTGAACGTCCCCCTGCCCCACTACTCCGCAGACGATGACCACATCCTCGCATGGATGGAGGTCGTTCTTCCAATCCTGGAGGAGACGAAACCCGATGTTGTGATCGTCTCAGCAGGATTTGACGGCTTTCTCGGAGAGGGCCTCACGACGCTTAGACTGACGGAACGGTTCTTCCGCTACGCGGGCGCGACGCTCTCAGGTTATTCCCTGGCGGTTCTCCTTGAAGGTGGCTACAACGTCGGATTGATGAAGGGCCTCCCAGCTTTCATTGACGGCTACCTTAAGGGCAAACCGGAGGGAAGACCGATAGAACCGAGCTATGAGGCTCTGTCCACAGTCCACCGTGTCGTAGAGGTTCACAGGGAATGGTGGGGGCTGTAG
- the iorA gene encoding indolepyruvate ferredoxin oxidoreductase subunit alpha, translated as MAKVTDMVLWDKPGEKVLLLGNQAIARGALEANIAVYAAYPGTPSSELTDTMAIVAKKAGVYMEYSTNEKVAFETALAAAWSGLRAMTAMKHVGLNVAADTFLSSVGMGVEGGFVIMVADDPSMWSSQNEQDTRVYAKFANVPVLEPSSPHEAKEMTKYAFELSEKFKHFVILRTTTRTSHARGDVVLGELPEEIKAGKRKFGKFKKDPNRFVDVPANARKFHPIILEKIEKIREEFNDMPFNWIEGDESAKVGIIAPGLAYAYVKEALHWLGVEDVKVLKLGTPFPVPYGLLEKFMDSLEKVLIVEELEPVVEEQVKTWAYDRGLRIPIHGKDLVPRVYEMTTRRAVTAIAKFLGIDVPLDYGELDAKYNKALEIVPPRPPSLCPACPHRNSFYAIKKATRARGIYPSDIGCYTLGLLPPLNAVDTTVAMGGSIGIAHGLEIAQHGSLSEEQRKKEKKVIVATIGDSTFYHTGLPALANAIYNRSNVLIVVLDNLVTAMTGDQPNPSTGQTPHGMGKRIPIEDVARAMGADFVEVVDPYDIKKTYEVMKKALEVEGVSVVVSRQVCALYKIGQMRRRGEKWPIYYVDEEACTGCKVCINAYGCPAIYWDEEKRQARIEPSMCWGCGGCAQICPFGAFKPVEEGEE; from the coding sequence ATGGCGAAGGTTACCGATATGGTTTTATGGGACAAGCCGGGAGAGAAGGTTCTCCTCCTCGGCAACCAGGCGATAGCGCGCGGTGCCCTTGAGGCGAACATAGCGGTTTACGCCGCCTACCCTGGAACCCCGAGTTCGGAGCTTACCGACACAATGGCCATCGTCGCCAAGAAGGCCGGCGTATACATGGAGTACTCGACCAACGAGAAGGTCGCCTTTGAGACGGCTTTAGCGGCAGCATGGAGCGGTCTCCGTGCCATGACGGCGATGAAGCACGTCGGCCTCAACGTTGCTGCGGACACTTTCCTCAGCTCGGTAGGCATGGGGGTCGAGGGCGGCTTCGTCATAATGGTAGCGGATGACCCGAGCATGTGGTCTTCACAGAACGAGCAGGACACGAGGGTTTACGCGAAGTTCGCCAACGTCCCGGTTCTTGAGCCAAGCTCGCCCCACGAGGCCAAGGAGATGACGAAGTACGCCTTCGAGCTCAGCGAGAAGTTCAAGCACTTCGTCATTCTGAGGACGACCACCAGAACCTCCCACGCTCGCGGTGACGTCGTTCTTGGCGAGCTTCCAGAGGAAATAAAGGCAGGAAAGAGGAAGTTTGGAAAGTTCAAAAAAGACCCGAACAGGTTCGTTGACGTTCCTGCCAACGCAAGAAAGTTCCACCCGATAATCCTGGAGAAGATAGAGAAGATCCGCGAGGAGTTCAACGACATGCCTTTCAACTGGATAGAGGGCGACGAGAGCGCGAAGGTCGGCATAATAGCTCCGGGATTGGCATACGCCTACGTCAAGGAAGCCCTCCACTGGCTTGGAGTTGAGGACGTAAAGGTTCTCAAGCTCGGAACACCGTTCCCGGTTCCCTACGGCCTGCTTGAGAAGTTCATGGACAGCCTTGAAAAGGTTCTCATCGTTGAGGAGCTTGAGCCCGTTGTGGAGGAGCAGGTCAAGACCTGGGCATACGACAGAGGTTTGAGGATCCCGATCCACGGGAAAGACCTCGTGCCCAGAGTCTACGAGATGACCACCAGGAGGGCGGTTACTGCCATAGCCAAGTTCCTCGGCATTGATGTTCCGCTGGACTACGGGGAGCTCGACGCCAAGTACAACAAGGCCCTTGAGATAGTCCCTCCGAGGCCGCCGAGCCTCTGTCCCGCCTGTCCACACAGGAACAGCTTCTACGCCATAAAGAAGGCCACCAGGGCGAGGGGCATCTACCCGAGCGACATAGGCTGCTATACCCTCGGTCTCCTCCCGCCGCTCAATGCGGTTGACACCACCGTCGCGATGGGCGGCTCAATAGGCATCGCCCACGGTCTTGAGATAGCCCAGCACGGCTCCCTGAGCGAGGAGCAGAGGAAGAAGGAGAAGAAAGTCATAGTGGCTACCATAGGCGACTCGACCTTCTACCACACCGGACTTCCTGCCCTGGCCAACGCCATCTACAACCGCTCTAACGTGCTCATAGTGGTTCTCGACAACCTGGTCACGGCCATGACCGGCGACCAGCCCAACCCGAGCACCGGCCAGACGCCTCATGGCATGGGCAAGAGGATCCCGATAGAGGACGTCGCTAGGGCTATGGGAGCGGACTTCGTCGAGGTCGTTGACCCCTATGACATAAAGAAGACCTACGAGGTCATGAAGAAGGCCCTCGAAGTCGAAGGGGTCAGCGTCGTCGTGTCGAGACAGGTCTGTGCCCTCTACAAGATAGGCCAGATGAGGAGGAGAGGAGAGAAGTGGCCAATATACTACGTTGACGAAGAGGCCTGCACCGGCTGTAAGGTCTGTATCAACGCCTACGGATGTCCTGCCATCTACTGGGACGAGGAGAAGAGGCAGGCAAGGATAGAGCCCAGCATGTGCTGGGGCTGCGGTGGGTGCGCGCAGATCTGTCCGTTCGGTGCCTTCAAGCCCGTGGAGGAGGGAGAGGAATGA
- a CDS encoding type II toxin-antitoxin system VapC family toxin produces the protein MVPLINDIVFSEFLFHYIALKTGRSPFTIKKRGEMSTVILSNEPKDFIEQFHILPADDEVLGLSYELMREHNLLPNDAIILATCLVYEVSTLGTLDDDLKNAGEKEGLRVIP, from the coding sequence ATGGTTCCCCTCATTAACGACATAGTCTTCAGCGAGTTCCTTTTTCATTACATTGCCCTTAAGACCGGACGTTCGCCGTTTACAATCAAAAAGCGCGGGGAAATGAGCACTGTGATACTTTCTAACGAGCCAAAAGATTTCATTGAACAGTTTCACATACTACCTGCAGATGACGAGGTTCTCGGACTCTCTTATGAGCTTATGAGGGAACACAACCTACTTCCAAACGATGCCATAATCCTAGCTACATGCCTTGTTTATGAGGTTAGTACCTTAGGAACGTTGGATGATGACCTTAAAAACGCGGGAGAAAAAGAGGGTCTAAGGGTCATTCCCTAG
- a CDS encoding TIGR00266 family protein, which produces MKYEIRHRPSFSLLEVELERGEAIQAESGAMVHMSPTIKLETKAKGGVFGALKRSVLGGESFFINTFRAEDGPGSVGLAPAYPGDIEVFELDGTLYAQSGAFLAGSEGISIDTKWGGAKTFFGREGLFLLKMTGRGLVFLSSFGAIYKKELHNERFVIDTGHMVAFSEGLDFSIKRVGGLKSTLFSGEGLVAEFYGTGTLYIQTRSVDSFIGWIAPHLPTKRE; this is translated from the coding sequence ATGAAGTACGAGATAAGGCACAGGCCGAGCTTCTCCCTGCTTGAGGTGGAGCTTGAGAGGGGCGAGGCCATACAGGCGGAGTCCGGGGCCATGGTTCACATGAGCCCCACGATAAAGCTCGAAACCAAGGCAAAGGGAGGCGTTTTTGGGGCCTTAAAGCGTTCGGTACTCGGTGGAGAGAGCTTCTTCATAAACACCTTTAGGGCCGAGGATGGCCCTGGAAGTGTCGGGCTGGCGCCCGCGTATCCCGGCGACATCGAGGTCTTTGAACTGGACGGGACACTCTACGCCCAGAGCGGTGCTTTCCTGGCGGGCTCGGAAGGGATAAGCATCGACACCAAGTGGGGCGGTGCGAAGACCTTCTTTGGACGGGAGGGTCTGTTCCTCCTCAAGATGACGGGAAGGGGGCTCGTGTTCCTCTCCAGCTTTGGGGCAATATATAAGAAGGAGCTCCACAACGAGCGCTTCGTGATAGACACCGGCCACATGGTGGCCTTCAGCGAGGGGCTGGACTTTAGCATAAAACGGGTCGGAGGGCTCAAGAGCACGCTCTTCAGCGGTGAGGGACTAGTTGCCGAGTTCTACGGAACGGGGACGCTCTACATCCAGACACGCAGTGTGGACAGCTTTATAGGCTGGATAGCCCCACACCTGCCGACAAAAAGGGAATGA
- a CDS encoding indolepyruvate oxidoreductase subunit beta: MKVREYNIVIAGVGGQGVLTAANILGWAALRAGYKVRMGEVHGMSQRFGSVVSYVRFGEEVYGSMVPEGKGDVILGFEPVEALRYINHLRQGGMVVVNTKPIVPVQVSMGKARYPEIDEIKKIVEEDFQAKWIGFNAEELAIKAGHVVTTNTVLIGALTQIPEFPLDAEHVREVIRLSVPPKAVDMNMKAFDLGIEAAKEILGL, encoded by the coding sequence ATGAAGGTTAGGGAGTACAACATAGTCATCGCCGGTGTCGGCGGCCAGGGTGTCCTCACGGCCGCAAACATCCTTGGCTGGGCCGCTTTGAGGGCCGGCTACAAGGTGAGGATGGGTGAGGTTCACGGGATGAGCCAGCGCTTTGGCAGCGTTGTCTCGTACGTCCGCTTCGGCGAAGAAGTTTACGGCTCGATGGTTCCCGAGGGAAAGGGCGACGTTATACTCGGCTTCGAGCCGGTGGAAGCTCTTAGGTACATCAACCACCTCAGGCAGGGCGGGATGGTCGTCGTCAACACCAAGCCCATCGTCCCCGTCCAGGTCTCGATGGGCAAGGCCCGCTACCCGGAGATCGACGAGATAAAGAAGATCGTGGAAGAGGACTTCCAGGCCAAGTGGATAGGCTTCAACGCCGAGGAGCTCGCCATAAAGGCCGGTCACGTCGTCACGACCAACACAGTCCTCATCGGTGCGCTGACCCAGATCCCCGAGTTCCCGCTCGACGCGGAGCACGTCAGGGAAGTCATAAGGCTCAGCGTCCCGCCGAAGGCTGTCGACATGAACATGAAGGCCTTCGACCTCGGAATTGAAGCCGCTAAAGAGATCCTGGGGCTTTGA
- a CDS encoding hydroxymethylglutaryl-CoA synthase codes for MKKLLKPRREVGIVGYGAYVPMYRIKAEEIGRVWGVSSFPIQEKAVPGLDEDALTIGIEAARNALRRAGIDPKLIRAVWFGSESKPYAVKPTGTVIAEAIGATPDVSTADFEFACKAGTEALQTAIGFVGSEMADYAMAIGADTAQGRPGDHLEFTAGAGGAAFIVGPKSSDTVAYFEGSYSYVTDTPDFWRRQHEHYPRHGNRFTGEPAYFHHIVNAAKTLMEELGLTVNDFDYAVFHQPNVKFPLTVAKILGIPREKVLPGLLTGIIGNTYSGATMVGVSAVLDIAKPGDRILWVSFGSGAGSDAFSVVVQDAIEEKRELAPKTMDYVNRKKYIDYALYAKARRKFIM; via the coding sequence ATGAAAAAGCTCCTGAAGCCAAGGCGCGAAGTCGGCATCGTCGGCTACGGTGCCTACGTCCCGATGTATAGAATCAAGGCGGAAGAGATAGGACGCGTTTGGGGGGTTTCGAGCTTCCCGATACAGGAGAAGGCAGTCCCCGGCCTTGACGAGGACGCACTCACCATAGGGATTGAAGCGGCGAGAAACGCCCTCAGGAGAGCAGGGATAGACCCGAAGCTTATCCGCGCCGTCTGGTTCGGAAGCGAGAGCAAGCCATACGCGGTCAAGCCCACCGGCACGGTCATTGCCGAGGCCATAGGTGCAACTCCCGATGTAAGCACCGCCGACTTCGAGTTCGCCTGTAAGGCCGGAACCGAGGCACTTCAGACGGCCATAGGCTTCGTCGGCTCGGAGATGGCCGACTACGCGATGGCAATTGGCGCTGATACAGCCCAGGGAAGGCCCGGCGACCACCTCGAGTTCACAGCCGGAGCGGGAGGAGCGGCATTCATAGTGGGTCCCAAGAGCTCCGATACCGTGGCGTACTTTGAGGGCAGCTACTCCTACGTTACAGATACCCCCGACTTCTGGAGGCGCCAGCACGAGCACTACCCGAGGCACGGGAACAGGTTCACCGGCGAGCCGGCCTACTTCCACCACATAGTCAACGCGGCCAAGACCCTCATGGAGGAGCTCGGTTTAACGGTGAATGACTTTGACTATGCCGTCTTCCACCAGCCGAACGTCAAGTTCCCGCTCACCGTTGCCAAAATCCTCGGCATTCCGAGGGAGAAGGTTCTGCCCGGCCTGCTCACCGGAATCATCGGGAACACCTACAGCGGTGCGACGATGGTCGGCGTATCGGCAGTTCTGGACATAGCCAAGCCCGGCGACAGGATCCTGTGGGTCTCCTTCGGTTCCGGCGCGGGGAGCGACGCCTTCAGCGTTGTCGTCCAGGACGCCATTGAGGAGAAGCGTGAGCTGGCTCCGAAGACCATGGACTACGTGAACAGGAAGAAGTACATAGACTACGCCCTCTACGCGAAGGCGAGGAGAAAGTTCATCATGTGA
- a CDS encoding TATA-box-binding protein, translated as MVDMSNVKLRIENIVASVDLFTQLNLEKVIEICPNSKYNPEEFPGIICRFEEPKVALLIFSSGKLVVTGAKSVEDIERAVNKLIQMLKKIGAKFQRAPQIDIQNMVFSGDIGMEFNLDAVALSLPNCEYEPEQFPGVIYRVKEPRAVILLFSSGKIVCSGAKSEHDAWEAVRKLLRELEKYGLIEEEEEW; from the coding sequence TTGGTCGACATGAGCAATGTAAAGCTCAGAATCGAGAACATCGTCGCTTCTGTGGATCTCTTTACGCAGCTGAACCTTGAGAAGGTCATAGAGATATGTCCCAACTCCAAGTACAACCCCGAGGAGTTCCCGGGGATAATATGCCGCTTTGAGGAGCCAAAGGTGGCGCTCCTTATATTCAGCTCCGGCAAGCTCGTCGTCACCGGCGCCAAGAGCGTCGAGGACATAGAGCGCGCTGTCAACAAGCTCATCCAGATGCTCAAGAAGATAGGCGCCAAGTTCCAGCGCGCACCGCAGATAGACATCCAGAACATGGTCTTCAGCGGCGACATAGGCATGGAGTTCAACCTCGATGCCGTCGCTCTGAGCCTGCCGAACTGTGAGTATGAACCCGAGCAGTTCCCCGGCGTCATATACCGTGTAAAGGAGCCGAGGGCGGTAATACTTCTCTTCTCGTCCGGGAAGATCGTCTGCTCTGGAGCCAAGAGCGAGCACGACGCCTGGGAGGCCGTCAGAAAGCTCCTCCGCGAGCTGGAGAAGTACGGCCTTATAGAGGAAGAGGAGGAGTGGTGA
- a CDS encoding thiolase domain-containing protein, whose amino-acid sequence MRKAVIIGAGMTPVGEHWKLGLRDLAVEALLNAMEDAGIDKVDSLYVGNMISGPFVEQENLGALIADWAGLGNIPAVKIEAACASGGAAVQEGVKAVLSGLEDVVAVVGVEKMTDAWPSDATRYLAYAADAEWELFHGASFVALNALVMRYYMKTYGYTEEDLALFAVNAHANGAKNPYAMFKRPIKVETVLKSPYVADPLKLFDASPVSDGAASVIITTPEKAKELGVPKEKWVEVAGMGRAIDTISLASREDLLTLKAAKVAAERAYRMAGVEAKDIDFFEVHDAFTVMAALSLEALGVAKKGEGSKLAREGQIAIDADYPIQTMGGLKARGHPVGATGVYQTVEAVLQLRGEAPSQVPDAEIGLTQNIGGTGSNITVNVFRRV is encoded by the coding sequence ATGAGGAAGGCAGTCATAATCGGTGCCGGTATGACTCCGGTTGGCGAGCACTGGAAGCTCGGATTGAGGGATCTCGCTGTGGAGGCGCTCCTCAACGCGATGGAAGACGCTGGAATAGATAAGGTCGACTCCCTCTACGTCGGAAACATGATTTCCGGCCCCTTCGTTGAACAGGAGAACCTCGGAGCCCTCATAGCGGACTGGGCCGGACTCGGAAACATCCCGGCTGTCAAGATAGAGGCAGCCTGTGCGAGCGGAGGTGCCGCCGTCCAGGAGGGAGTCAAGGCCGTTCTCAGCGGGCTGGAAGATGTGGTTGCGGTGGTTGGCGTCGAGAAGATGACCGACGCCTGGCCGAGCGACGCCACTAGGTACCTCGCCTACGCGGCCGACGCCGAGTGGGAGCTCTTCCACGGGGCGAGCTTTGTTGCCTTAAACGCGCTCGTGATGCGCTACTACATGAAGACCTACGGCTACACTGAGGAGGATTTAGCTTTGTTCGCAGTCAACGCGCACGCCAACGGTGCCAAGAACCCCTACGCCATGTTCAAGCGCCCGATTAAGGTTGAGACCGTCCTCAAGAGCCCCTACGTTGCCGACCCGCTCAAGCTCTTCGACGCCTCACCGGTCAGCGATGGTGCGGCATCGGTGATAATCACCACTCCGGAGAAGGCTAAGGAGCTCGGCGTTCCGAAGGAGAAGTGGGTTGAAGTGGCTGGAATGGGGCGCGCCATAGACACCATAAGCCTCGCCAGCAGGGAGGATTTACTCACCCTCAAGGCCGCCAAAGTGGCCGCCGAGAGGGCCTACAGAATGGCCGGCGTTGAGGCGAAGGACATCGACTTCTTCGAGGTCCACGATGCATTCACCGTCATGGCCGCTTTAAGCCTCGAAGCCCTCGGGGTTGCCAAGAAGGGGGAGGGATCGAAGTTAGCTAGAGAAGGCCAGATAGCCATTGACGCCGACTATCCAATACAGACTATGGGAGGTCTCAAGGCTCGCGGTCATCCGGTCGGAGCCACCGGCGTTTACCAGACTGTTGAGGCAGTACTCCAGCTCCGCGGCGAGGCGCCGAGCCAGGTGCCCGATGCGGAAATCGGTCTGACCCAGAACATAGGTGGAACCGGTTCGAACATAACGGTCAACGTCTTTAGGAGGGTCTGA
- a CDS encoding multiprotein bridging factor aMBF1, which yields MGKAKPRYCEICGAPIRGQGHRIRLEGAEILVCNRCYEKYGGKKPGTFSIMPTGRQPVRRAYSRPASRPRPPKPRTERPLYTEEIVEDYAERVYRAIQRSGKSYEELSHEIGLSMNDLRAIAHGYREPTIKEARKLEKYFKITLIEAEGGELLEKKTIPKDYEPTLGDIANIRIRKRKKK from the coding sequence ATGGGGAAAGCCAAGCCCAGATACTGCGAGATATGTGGTGCTCCAATAAGGGGGCAGGGGCACAGGATAAGGCTTGAGGGTGCTGAGATTCTCGTTTGCAACCGCTGTTATGAGAAATACGGTGGAAAAAAGCCCGGAACCTTCAGCATAATGCCCACCGGCAGACAGCCCGTCAGGAGAGCATACTCCAGACCGGCCTCAAGGCCTAGGCCGCCCAAACCCAGAACCGAGAGGCCGCTCTACACCGAGGAGATAGTCGAGGACTACGCCGAGAGGGTTTACAGGGCGATACAGCGCTCGGGTAAGAGCTACGAGGAGCTGTCCCACGAGATCGGCCTCTCGATGAACGATTTGAGGGCAATAGCCCACGGCTACCGCGAGCCGACGATAAAGGAGGCCAGGAAGCTGGAGAAGTACTTCAAGATAACCCTCATTGAGGCCGAAGGTGGGGAGCTCCTTGAGAAGAAGACCATCCCGAAGGACTACGAGCCGACGCTCGGGGACATAGCGAACATCAGGATACGGAAGCGGAAGAAGAAGTGA
- a CDS encoding DUF356 domain-containing protein, with protein sequence MRNTMVLVRTDNFQKASIALADLVRYGGMQIRGDPRILPPALSDWAFEKISGEKPRRRFRAHVIAQIDLPPAKAIGRLMDIHPPAHVLVIPPDTEVWEELMRLWGSFEKLRGFHPPKRTKAEELRKKREEEEGLEEF encoded by the coding sequence GTGAGAAACACGATGGTTTTAGTAAGGACCGACAACTTCCAGAAGGCCAGCATAGCATTGGCTGACCTCGTCCGCTACGGTGGCATGCAGATACGCGGCGACCCTAGGATACTACCGCCTGCACTTTCGGACTGGGCTTTTGAAAAGATAAGCGGTGAGAAGCCGAGGAGGCGCTTCAGGGCCCACGTGATTGCCCAGATAGACCTACCGCCTGCAAAGGCCATCGGCAGGCTTATGGACATCCATCCACCGGCGCACGTTCTCGTGATCCCACCGGACACCGAAGTCTGGGAGGAGCTGATGCGCCTCTGGGGGAGCTTCGAGAAGCTACGCGGGTTCCATCCGCCAAAGAGAACCAAGGCAGAGGAGCTCAGGAAGAAGAGGGAGGAAGAGGAAGGGCTGGAGGAGTTCTAG
- a CDS encoding Zn-ribbon domain-containing OB-fold protein, translating into MARPMQVSRYWRHFREKYRLIGGKCENGHVHFPKRSICPVCGSRNVEEIELSGKGRVISWTIVRNPPSGFEYYKPFPLALIELEEGPVVLAQLTDVDPEEIDFGMEVEVVTKKIREFEEDGIILYGYKFRPPVK; encoded by the coding sequence ATGGCGCGCCCGATGCAGGTTTCCCGCTACTGGAGGCACTTCCGTGAGAAGTACAGGCTCATAGGTGGAAAGTGCGAGAACGGTCACGTCCACTTCCCCAAGAGGTCGATCTGTCCTGTCTGCGGCTCAAGGAACGTCGAGGAAATCGAGCTGAGCGGAAAGGGCAGGGTCATAAGCTGGACGATAGTGAGGAACCCGCCGAGCGGCTTCGAGTACTACAAGCCCTTCCCCCTGGCGCTGATAGAGCTTGAAGAGGGCCCGGTGGTTCTGGCTCAGCTCACCGACGTTGACCCAGAAGAGATAGACTTCGGCATGGAGGTCGAGGTCGTCACCAAGAAGATAAGGGAGTTCGAGGAGGACGGAATAATCCTCTATGGCTACAAGTTCAGGCCGCCTGTGAAGTGA
- a CDS encoding fibrillarin-like rRNA/tRNA 2'-O-methyltransferase, translating to MRIRKGKFPGVYVFVDEDGSEKIATKNLVPGQKVYGERLIKFEDEEYRVWNPRRSKLAAAILNGLKNFPIKPGSKVLYLGVASGTTASHVSDIVGWEGKVFGVEFSPRVLRELVPLVDERRNIVPILGDATKPEGYRALVPKVDVIFEDVAQPTQAKILIDNAKVFLKSGGYGMISVKSRSIDVTKEPEQVFKEVEKELASYFEVVERLSLEPYEKDHALFVVRKK from the coding sequence ATGAGGATTAGGAAGGGCAAGTTCCCGGGCGTTTACGTCTTTGTTGATGAGGACGGTAGCGAGAAAATCGCAACGAAAAACCTCGTTCCGGGCCAGAAGGTCTACGGTGAGAGGCTGATCAAGTTCGAGGACGAGGAGTACAGGGTCTGGAACCCGAGGCGCTCAAAGCTCGCTGCTGCGATACTCAACGGCCTCAAGAACTTCCCGATAAAGCCCGGCTCAAAGGTTCTCTACCTCGGAGTCGCGAGCGGTACCACCGCGAGCCACGTCAGCGACATTGTCGGCTGGGAGGGGAAGGTATTCGGCGTCGAGTTCTCGCCGAGGGTTCTGAGGGAGCTCGTCCCGCTTGTTGACGAGCGCAGGAACATCGTGCCGATACTCGGCGACGCCACCAAGCCCGAAGGCTACCGCGCGCTGGTTCCCAAGGTTGACGTCATCTTCGAGGACGTCGCTCAGCCTACGCAGGCGAAGATACTCATCGACAACGCAAAGGTCTTCCTCAAGAGCGGCGGCTACGGCATGATAAGCGTCAAGAGTAGGAGCATCGACGTCACCAAGGAGCCCGAGCAGGTCTTCAAGGAGGTCGAGAAAGAGTTAGCCAGCTACTTTGAGGTCGTCGAGAGGCTTTCGCTTGAGCCCTACGAGAAGGACCACGCGCTGTTCGTGGTTAGAAAGAAATGA
- a CDS encoding GNAT family N-acetyltransferase, whose translation MSGVRTEKLQRLDQETLERLIEIYMRGYEGMREYGGEGESYAKRYLRWCWDKAKDGFFIAKVGDEIAGFIVCDNDWYSKYEGRTVGAIHEFVVDKRFQGHGIGHRLMEKCLEYLGEHNDRVELWVGEKNKKAIRFYEDYGFKRVGQSGIWVRMVKDLRRDDIPPEKGK comes from the coding sequence ATGAGCGGGGTAAGGACAGAGAAGCTCCAAAGGCTCGACCAGGAAACGCTGGAGAGGCTCATTGAGATATACATGAGGGGATACGAGGGCATGCGCGAGTACGGCGGTGAAGGGGAGAGCTACGCGAAGCGCTACCTCAGGTGGTGCTGGGACAAGGCAAAGGACGGCTTTTTCATCGCGAAGGTAGGTGACGAGATAGCGGGCTTTATAGTCTGCGACAACGACTGGTACAGCAAGTACGAAGGAAGAACGGTCGGAGCTATCCACGAGTTCGTGGTGGACAAGCGGTTCCAGGGGCATGGAATAGGCCACAGGCTCATGGAAAAGTGCCTGGAGTACCTGGGGGAGCACAACGACAGAGTAGAGCTGTGGGTGGGGGAGAAGAACAAAAAGGCCATCAGGTTCTACGAGGATTACGGGTTCAAACGCGTCGGCCAGAGCGGGATATGGGTTCGAATGGTGAAAGACCTGCGAAGGGATGACATACCCCCAGAAAAAGGGAAGTAG